A window of the Lolium perenne isolate Kyuss_39 chromosome 7, Kyuss_2.0, whole genome shotgun sequence genome harbors these coding sequences:
- the LOC127313291 gene encoding xyloglucan galactosyltransferase KATAMARI1 homolog, translated as MEAGYPRYLLYGLLILGSWLVSCTLHFQFVHIYLLSSEARSGPALVVLRPSVPITLGATFPPDPSAIGADEDGRPSSVVSSSASCEGRYVYMLDVPSRFDVLSGCVEGAPAFQDEYSMCSLLVNAGMGPVLPPATGDGSDGDTGVIPNTGWYNTYQYALEVIVHNRMRRYECLTDDPAAATAVYVPYYPALELQEHICDLNYTVRSGPSSEFLRWLSSRPQWAAFGGRDHFMVAAKTSWMFRKDATGTCGNDFLEHPESGNMTVLTYESNIWEPRNREFAVPYPSYFHPKSAGEVAAWQDRARAAERPWLFAFTGARRANGTLVIRDRIMDSCASSSRCRLVDCSHGIQGSKTCQSPRTVVSAFAASRFCLQPRGDSFMRRSSVDTIMAGCIPVFFHEGSTFQKQYRWHHPDPDGSDRRYSVLIDADEILEGKVDIEEVLASYTDEEVAAMREEVIKMIPRFLYEDPRARFHGDMRDAFDISFDAVMGRVRRIKNGEDLG; from the exons ATGGAAGCTGGCTACCCTAGGTACCTCCTCTACGGCCTCCTCATCCTGGGGTCATGGCTCGTCTCCTGCACCCTCCACTTCCagttcgtccacatctacctcttgTCCTCTGAAGCCCGCTCAGGACCGGCGCTCGTCGTCCTCCGCCCCTCGGTTCCCATCACGCTCGGCGCCACCTTCCCTCCAGATCCCTCTGCCATCGGGGCCGATGAGGATGGCCGTCCTTCGTCTGTGGTATCATCGTCGGCGTCGTGCGAGGGGAGGTACGTGTACATGCTAGATGTGCCCTCCCGGTTCGATGTTCTCAGCGGCTGCGTCGAGGGCGCGCCGGCGTTTCAGGACGAGTACAGCATGTGCTCCCTCTTGGTCAATGCTGGCATGGGCCCCGTGCTCCCTCCCGCCACCGGCGACGGCAGTGACGGTGACACCGGCGTCATCCCCAACACCGGATG GTACAACACGTACCAATACGCCCTGGAGGTGATCGTCCACAACCGGATGCGGCGGTACGAGTGCCTCACCGACGACCCGGCGGCAGCCACGGCGGTGTACGTGCCCTACTACCCAGCGCTGGAGCTGCAAGAGCACATCTGCGACCTCAATTACACGGTGCGCAGCGGTCCCTCCTCCGAGTTCCTCCGGTGGCTGTCGTCGCGGCCGCAGTGGGCGGCCTTCGGGGGCCGCGACCACTTCATGGTCGCCGCCAAGACCAGCTGGATGTTCCGCAAGGACGCCACTGGGACGTGCGGCAACGACTTTCTCGAGCACCCCGAGTCCGGCAACATGACGGTGCTGACCTACGAGTCCAACATCTGGGAACCGCGCAACAGGGAATTCGCCGTGCCGTACCCAAGCTACTTCCACCCCAAGTCTGCCGGCGAGGTGGCCGCGTGGCAGGACCGCGCCCGCGCTGCGGAGCGGCCATGGCTCTTTGCCTTCACCGGCGCGAGGCGCGCCAACGGGACGCTGGTCATCCGCGACCGCATCATGGATTCCTGCGCGTCATCGAGCCGGTGCCGGCTTGTCGACTGCAGCCACGGCATACAGGGCAGCAAGACCTGCCAGTCGCCGCGGACGGTCGTCTCAGCCTTCGCCGCCTCCCGCTTCTGCCTGCAACCGAGAGGCGACTCCTTCATGCGCCGCTCCTCGGTGGACACTATAATGGCCGGGTGCATCCCCGTCTTCTTCCACGAGGGCTCAACCTTCCAGAAGCAGTACAGGTGGCACCACCCGGACCCGGACGGCAGCGACCGCAGGTACTCGGTGCTCATAGACGCGGACGAAATCCTAGAGGGCAAGGTGGACATAGAGGAGGTGCTGGCTAGCTACACCGACGAGGAGGTGGCTGCCATGAGGGAAGAGGTCATCAAGATGATCCCGAGGTTCCTGTACGAGGACCCCAGGGCGAGGTTCCACGGGGACATGAGGGATGCGTTCGACATCTCCTTCGATGCGGTAATGGGGAGAGTGAGGAGGATCAAGAACGGCGAGGATTTGGGATAG